CAAACCGCTTTCAGCCGAATCTTCGCTGTGACAATCTTGGCACTTCGAAACCAGGATCGGGCGAATCTGTTTCTCGAAGAATTCCACCTGCTCGGCAGAAGGCTCTTCCTGGGGCATCGGCTCGTCCGCACGAAGCGACACATCCATCCCGAGAAGGAGGGAAAAGCTGATCCACCGAAGTGCGATCGATCGCCACATCATGGGCAGGTCTCTCGTCGTGTGGGAGTGAAGGCAGGGGAAGTGCGAGGCGCCTCTGCTACAAGGCGTCGGTACTGCATTTGCCAGTACCTGTGGGTTTGCCGAGCGGGAAGGTGGGAACTCCGCAAACTGTCGAAGCAGTCGATGAACGTAATGTGACCGTGACCGACCACCGTGGTGGTTGCACTCGATCCATATACGTCTATCGATCTATCGGCAGAGTAACCCATCAGAGCGAGTAGTTGCAAGCGAATTTGCGAGAATCTGACAACCGGCGTTTCTTCCTAAGGGAAGATAAGTCGCTTTCATGAGATTGAAATGGTCCGTTAGTGGCGTCGATTGCGGAGTAGGGGCTTGGGAGGCCTCTTGCCCGGTAGGCGTGCGAAGTGGCGCAATTAGTTGGCTTCACGGATTTGCAATAACCGCTGCCGCAGAAACTCGTTACACTCGCCAGCATCCAGTGCACCCGGTTTTTCGGCCCCATGGAAGGCTCTTCAAGCGATGGCGAGCGATCCTGCTTCCGATCCCCGCGACCCGCGCATCTACCTCGCTGCGGAACGAACCTTTCTGGCGTGGATTCGCACCTCGCTGGCCCTGATGGGGTTTGGGTTTGTCATCGCTCGATTTGGTTGGTTTGTCCGCGTCACGCTGCAAATTCCCGAGCAAGCGACCGGCTGGCAGCCTTCACTGGTCCTCGGAAGTGTACTGCTGCTGCTAGGCGTTGCGGTCTGCATCTACTCCGCCTGGCGATTCGATTCCCACCTTGCTGCCATCGACCGGGGTGACTTTCGGCAGAAATTTTCGTCCCGGTTTGCCTGGGCAATGTCGCTGGCCTTGCTCGTCATCGGCTTGCTGGCACTGCTCGGAATCTATCTCTTGCCGTCGAAATAATGCTGTCCGCGCGGCGTGAAGCTTCGGCGACGCTCGCGATTGCGACAGACCCTTGCTGCCGCAAAAAAATGTACGACTCGCGTGCAGAAATGGGGCGACCTGCTAGTGGGGGAAGCTGCGCACCGGGGTACAATAAGCCACCACGGCGACTTCAAAACGCCGCGAGATGTGCAGCTCATCGCTGGCGGCAGGTAACCAGGGCGTATTTACGTTCAAGCCCGGTCAGTCACAACGCATCAAACGCCAGCATCAGGACATTCGACGGAGCAATCGCATGCGATGGCAAGGTAATCGTCAGAGTGATCAGGTTGAAGATCAGCGTGGAGGTCGCTCCGCGCGTGGTCCCGCCCTGGCAGGCGGCGGCATTGGTTTGATCGTGCTCGTCGTGGTGGTGATGCTCATGGGGGGAAATCCCGAGCAGATTCTGCAGCTGATCGGTCAGCCTCCCGCAGGAGTCGAGCAGCCTGGCGATCCTGCAGGTGGGGAAGTTGCTGCTACACCTGAGAACGACGAGATCAAGCAGTTCGTAGCCACTGTACTGGCCGATACCGAAGATGTCTGGGAGGAGCAGTTTCGCCTCGCGGGACGCAGCTATCAAAAACCGAAGCTGGTGCTATTCACTGGCAATGTAAAATCGGCTTGCGGATTTGCTGATAGTGCGATGGGGCCCTTCTATTGTCCCGGCGATGATAAAGTCTATTTAGATTTTAGCTTCTTTGATGAACTAGCACGGCGTTTTGATGCCCCAGGTGATTTTGCCCAAGCTTATGTGATTGCTCATGAAGTAGGGCATCATGTGCAAAACCTATTAGGTATCACCGATAAGGTGCATCGACAGAAGGGAGAGTTGAGCGAGGCTGAATATAACCAGCTCTCCGTACGTCTTGAGCTTCAAGCCGACTTTTTCGCAGGAGTCTGGGCTCATCATGCCGACCGGAGCCGCAATCTCCTCGAAGAAGGGGATGTCGAAGAAGGGCTGCGAGCTGCGACGGCGATTGGCGATGATACTCTGCAAAAACAGGCACGCGGCTATGTAGTCCCCGACTCATTCACGCACGGCACCAGTGCCCAGCGCGTACGCTGGTTCAAGAAGGGGCTGACCACCGGAGATATGAGTTTGGGGGACACTTTCTCAGCCGACGAACTCTAATATTCCCATTCATAAGTCTCTTGGTTTGTATGTTTGAAATATTCAAGACAATTCAAATTCTATTTGCGAAACAAGTTCGATTTGTTGGGGTTCGATAGGTTTGTGATGGATCGTGATATGCCACTAGAAGATTGCGATCCTTCGTGCTTTAACTTTTCTCAAGCAAACTTCGCCAGCCAATTGCCAGCGTCGTTGCCTATTACTCTTGTCGTGGGAAGGTTGGTTGTTAATGAACGCTCCTTATATCATTCGCTCGCGCCGCACGTTTATGGCGGCTAGCGCAGCAGCCTTTGCCAGCGCACTTTGGACGACGAAAGGACTCTTCGCCGAGGAACTGATGAAGACTCCTCTGCAAACTGAAGGTCCGTTCTATCCTGATAAATTGCCACTCGATACCGACAACGATTTGCTGGTGATCAACGATGGGATCACCCCCGCCGTTGGCACGATCACGCATCTGACGGGCAAGTTGACCGATACCAGTGGCAATCCCATTCGCGGCGCTATGATTGAAATCTGGCAGTGCGATAACAACGGTGCTTACCTGCACAGCGGAACGGGCAATCGTGAAAAACGGGATGGTAACTTCCAAGGTTTCGGGCGATTCTTCACTGGCGCGACTGGCGAGTATTATTTCCGGACCATCAAGCCGGTTGCTTATCCCGGACGGACACCGCACATTCATGTGGCGGTGAAACGTCCCGGGGCCGAGATGTTCACCACTCAGTGCTATATCAAGGGTGAAGCCCAAAACGAACGGGATGGTGTACTACGCGGCGTTCGTGATTTGAAAGCCCGCGAACTGTTGCTCGCGAGTTTCGAGCCGATTAAAGAATCGAAGATTGGCGAACTAGCTGCCAGCTTTAATATCGTTGTCGGAGCCACACCGACGCAGGGCTGATCTCCCATCAATCTTGGTATTAGTTGAAACTGTATGTAATGGAGGCTGCAACGAGTTCCGTGGTCGCCTTGGCATCTGCTGTTTGATATGCTCCGGGCCGATGGCTGTACCTCTAGCGAGGTAGCTTCCATCGGCTTTTTTCATAGATGCTGATCTCGTAACGAATCTATAGGAGTCTGTCATGGATCTCGTCGATGCCTATCCGATTATTGTGACCGATAAACTGGGGGCATGTCGCGACTTCTATGCCAAGTGGTTTGGGCTGGAGGTGATTTTCGAGTCGTCGTGGTTTGTCTACCTGGCGCGGCAAGGTGCGCGGCCTTGGAGCATCGCTTTTATGGCTCCCGAGCATCCGAGCGCACCTCCCGGTCCAGAGCCGTTCAGCGGCCACGGGGTTTGTCTCGAGTTGCAAACAGCCGATGCGACAGCCGAGTTTCAAAAGCTCTCGGCTGCTGGTGCGCCGATTCGCTATGCACTCACTGATGAACCGTTTGGCCAGCGGAGGTTTGGACTTTTTGATCCTGCGGGGCTGTGGATCGACGTCGTTGAGCAAATCGAGCCAGCTGCAGGTTTTTGGGATAAGTACATGATCGGTCCGGCCAACTAGCCACAAACTAACCCGAGAAGATGCTAGGTCGAGATACGAAAAAAGGAGAGCCGTGCTTCGGGTAAGCACGACTCTCCCGAGTGGTTGTTTGGTTGGATAAGCGGTCTCTTTAGACTCGCCAGCTCTGTTCAGGTTCCGTGGACTATTCTTCGCACACTTCTTTGTAGAACGGAGCAAGCTGCGAGAAGTAGTAGTTCAAAAATTTCGCCATGGTGGTCTTCTTCGACCCGGCCACGACGAGGTCGGCACCCATGCTCACTGAAGTGTCGGAGAGGATGCAGGCCTTCGTGATGTAGTGGTTGCGGTTCCAATCGTTCACCTTTTTCAAGGTGGCGTTGTGTTCTTCCACGAAGTAGTTCACCTGAAGCAGATCGCCACCATTGGGAACCACGACGAGCACGCGACGTCCTTCGTAGGTGACGAAGATTGCGTCGGGGCTATCTTCCTTCGTGGATGGAACATGCTGCAGGTCCTTGTAGCCTTCGGCCTTCAGGACTTCGATCACCACGTCGGGCGAGAGCTTCTCGATAATTTTGTCGGCTGCGCCGGCACCACCTCCGTTGCCTGCGTTGCCGATGAGTCCGCCCAGTGGTGGTGCATCTTGGGCAGCGAGGGTGCTCGTGGTGAGTAGGGTGGCGAAGACTACCAGCGAGGCCAAAAGTGGACGGAACATAAACAACTCCAGGGTGAAGGTCCGTTGCAGGACCGGTGATTATCGACGCTTCCAATCGGAGACACTAACGGTGTCCGAGTGAGGGACAGGAATTTACTTAGCGAGCCGATAGGGCTTGCTGTTTTGGTAGAGCGATAGACGCTCGCTAAAGGATTTGTGAGTTTCGCTTTGAACCGGCACCAGTTCGAGCGCTTTCTCGATCCAGCGAATCGCGGCTGCGAAGTCGCCTGTTTCAGCAGCAGCGGCGGCCAGTGTATCGAGAATCTCGGGGCGGTTGTACTTCGTGAGTTCGCACGCTTTGGTGGCGTCGGCGAGGGCCTGTTTGCCACTGCGATATTGATCATCGGGGCACGTGGCGAGCATCCAGCCGCGGTTGTTGAGCGCGGTGGTGTTGGCCGGGTTCAGCCTCACGGCGCTACCAAAATCTTGAAGCGCCCGGTCGTAGTTGTTTTTGGCTCCATGCGCGACACCGCGCAAGTTGAATGCTTCGCTCGATTCGGGTTTCAGGCGAAGCGCCGTCGTGAAGTCCGAAATTGCCCGGTCGGCATCACCTTGGTCGATGTAGATGTTGC
This window of the Pirellula staleyi DSM 6068 genome carries:
- a CDS encoding DUF202 domain-containing protein, yielding MASDPASDPRDPRIYLAAERTFLAWIRTSLALMGFGFVIARFGWFVRVTLQIPEQATGWQPSLVLGSVLLLLGVAVCIYSAWRFDSHLAAIDRGDFRQKFSSRFAWAMSLALLVIGLLALLGIYLLPSK
- a CDS encoding neutral zinc metallopeptidase; its protein translation is MRWQGNRQSDQVEDQRGGRSARGPALAGGGIGLIVLVVVVMLMGGNPEQILQLIGQPPAGVEQPGDPAGGEVAATPENDEIKQFVATVLADTEDVWEEQFRLAGRSYQKPKLVLFTGNVKSACGFADSAMGPFYCPGDDKVYLDFSFFDELARRFDAPGDFAQAYVIAHEVGHHVQNLLGITDKVHRQKGELSEAEYNQLSVRLELQADFFAGVWAHHADRSRNLLEEGDVEEGLRAATAIGDDTLQKQARGYVVPDSFTHGTSAQRVRWFKKGLTTGDMSLGDTFSADEL
- a CDS encoding protocatechuate 3,4-dioxygenase, coding for MNAPYIIRSRRTFMAASAAAFASALWTTKGLFAEELMKTPLQTEGPFYPDKLPLDTDNDLLVINDGITPAVGTITHLTGKLTDTSGNPIRGAMIEIWQCDNNGAYLHSGTGNREKRDGNFQGFGRFFTGATGEYYFRTIKPVAYPGRTPHIHVAVKRPGAEMFTTQCYIKGEAQNERDGVLRGVRDLKARELLLASFEPIKESKIGELAASFNIVVGATPTQG
- a CDS encoding VOC family protein produces the protein MDLVDAYPIIVTDKLGACRDFYAKWFGLEVIFESSWFVYLARQGARPWSIAFMAPEHPSAPPGPEPFSGHGVCLELQTADATAEFQKLSAAGAPIRYALTDEPFGQRRFGLFDPAGLWIDVVEQIEPAAGFWDKYMIGPAN
- a CDS encoding YbjN domain-containing protein, translating into MFRPLLASLVVFATLLTTSTLAAQDAPPLGGLIGNAGNGGGAGAADKIIEKLSPDVVIEVLKAEGYKDLQHVPSTKEDSPDAIFVTYEGRRVLVVVPNGGDLLQVNYFVEEHNATLKKVNDWNRNHYITKACILSDTSVSMGADLVVAGSKKTTMAKFLNYYFSQLAPFYKEVCEE
- a CDS encoding tetratricopeptide repeat protein gives rise to the protein MNLPHHFMLLSLVLLLPGIASAETSEWIGRKFMPRQEATFKVRAETVSSEAIPLPLVPTVDRNKWVWVGSGWVKKIHLIPMEEAANYYSQLSAKEPHKPWPHYHLAATQHSQGNIAEALAGYSKVIQLDPQFPAAYLSRGNIYIDQGDADRAISDFTTALRLKPESSEAFNLRGVAHGAKNNYDRALQDFGSAVRLNPANTTALNNRGWMLATCPDDQYRSGKQALADATKACELTKYNRPEILDTLAAAAAETGDFAAAIRWIEKALELVPVQSETHKSFSERLSLYQNSKPYRLAK